In one Streptomyces sp. R33 genomic region, the following are encoded:
- a CDS encoding phage/plasmid primase, P4 family, with translation MSSAGSTGFNAQAAAEQLAAFTTENTDVPAAARGRRLPAQQSAAPAAGGGGADFVTTGLLQNLSDRGNAKLFAHLHHNRFRHVEGLGWYVWDEFRWKRTGGEKAAIWAAGDMAEELPTHDPRGVFTDRELSQHRKRAMSTSGVKAMLTQAKASPELALDPDVLDGDKYALCTPAGVVDLRTGDLHKPDPTRDLHSRATYLAPEAMPTPRFHAFLNQTFGDDEKGKEMINFLHLLLGYSITGDVGGQVLPFLYGVGANGKSALLDVVIKILGDYADVAPPGFLMERGKFNEHSTELTELHGRRLFVCSELKPHDKFDEARVKLLTGGDRLKARRMRQDFFSFEPTHKLWLLGNHRPEVGTGGHAFWRRIRLIPFEKVVPDHRKIDNLAEALVQEEGPGILHWMIQGAKAYLATKPALTGPSVVRTATQAYATTEDHIGRFLAECCTTGVELPDPRDLKVEQGALYRAYSAWCLDGEGLRPATTRAFATRIRAEVGVASPNEMLRSNGQKFYPGLALLADEAQTPREANRASAP, from the coding sequence TTCACCACCGAGAACACCGACGTCCCTGCTGCCGCGCGCGGCAGGCGGCTGCCCGCCCAGCAGAGCGCGGCCCCGGCGGCCGGGGGCGGCGGCGCCGATTTCGTCACGACGGGTCTGCTGCAGAACCTCAGCGACCGCGGCAACGCGAAGCTGTTCGCCCACCTCCACCACAACCGCTTCCGGCACGTGGAGGGACTGGGCTGGTACGTGTGGGACGAGTTCCGGTGGAAGCGCACCGGCGGGGAGAAGGCCGCGATCTGGGCCGCCGGTGACATGGCGGAGGAGCTGCCCACCCACGACCCCCGGGGTGTCTTCACCGACCGGGAGCTGTCGCAGCACCGCAAGCGCGCCATGTCCACCTCGGGCGTGAAGGCGATGCTCACGCAGGCCAAGGCCTCCCCCGAACTCGCCCTGGACCCGGACGTCCTGGACGGCGACAAGTACGCGCTGTGCACTCCCGCGGGTGTCGTCGACCTGCGCACCGGTGACCTGCACAAGCCGGACCCGACCAGGGACCTGCACTCGCGCGCCACCTACCTGGCCCCCGAGGCCATGCCCACGCCCCGGTTCCACGCCTTCCTGAACCAAACGTTCGGAGATGACGAAAAGGGCAAGGAGATGATCAACTTTCTTCATCTCCTGCTCGGCTACTCCATCACCGGTGACGTGGGCGGCCAGGTGCTGCCCTTCCTCTACGGCGTCGGCGCCAACGGCAAGTCGGCGCTCCTCGACGTCGTCATCAAGATCCTCGGGGACTACGCGGACGTGGCCCCGCCGGGGTTCCTGATGGAGCGCGGCAAGTTCAACGAGCACTCGACCGAGCTGACGGAACTGCACGGCCGGCGCCTGTTCGTCTGCAGCGAGCTCAAGCCGCACGACAAGTTCGACGAGGCGCGGGTCAAACTGCTGACCGGCGGCGACCGGCTCAAGGCGCGGCGGATGCGGCAGGACTTCTTCAGCTTCGAGCCGACGCACAAGCTGTGGCTCCTGGGCAACCACCGCCCGGAGGTCGGCACGGGCGGCCATGCCTTCTGGCGCCGGATCCGGCTGATCCCCTTCGAGAAGGTCGTCCCCGACCACAGGAAGATCGACAACCTGGCGGAGGCACTCGTACAGGAGGAGGGCCCGGGCATCCTCCACTGGATGATCCAGGGGGCCAAGGCCTATCTCGCCACCAAGCCGGCCCTGACCGGGCCGAGCGTGGTCCGTACCGCCACGCAGGCGTACGCCACCACCGAGGACCACATCGGGCGGTTCCTGGCCGAGTGCTGCACCACCGGGGTGGAGCTGCCCGATCCGCGTGATCTGAAGGTGGAGCAGGGAGCGCTGTACCGCGCGTACAGTGCCTGGTGTCTCGACGGCGAGGGCCTGCGTCCCGCCACGACCCGCGCGTTCGCCACACGTATCCGAGCCGAGGTCGGCGTCGCCTCGCCCAATGAGATGCTCCGCTCGAACGGGCAGAAGTTCTACCCCGGCCTGGCGCTCCTGGCCGACGAAGCGCAGACCCCGCGCGAGGCGAACAGGGCAAGCGCGCCGTGA
- a CDS encoding DUF6009 family protein, which produces MSSLLTSSDLAHEDKVVWLEDPEELDYVRQALDKTPRRRGKPRYHRDGRMIGFTELGDTAEADPDSGLQKRRVFYLLPHDRDAEPEGLYREGAPGEAVDPRTIEPRQVGRKTVRSQRGLSTPTVA; this is translated from the coding sequence ATGAGCTCGCTACTGACTTCAAGCGATCTCGCCCACGAGGACAAAGTGGTGTGGCTGGAGGACCCTGAAGAGCTCGATTACGTGCGCCAGGCCCTGGACAAGACCCCCCGGCGCCGGGGGAAGCCGCGCTACCACCGCGATGGGCGCATGATCGGTTTCACCGAGCTCGGCGACACCGCGGAAGCGGACCCCGACAGCGGCCTGCAGAAGCGGCGCGTCTTCTACCTGCTGCCGCACGACCGGGACGCCGAGCCCGAGGGCCTGTACCGCGAGGGCGCGCCGGGCGAGGCCGTGGATCCCCGGACGATCGAACCCCGGCAGGTCGGCCGGAAGACCGTGCGGTCGCAGCGAGGGCTGTCCACGCCGACGGTTGCCTGA
- a CDS encoding XRE family transcriptional regulator: MTQIDDSLTRADELHFTRPVPKSAGAQMRFLVKQLKSTRETARLLGISQRTVERYVKDQINHPKPALAARLESEVRRRWQPLVRKRARDRAASTTGLVIETRARFGFTAAPGTTDDGRMRRITQHLPPEYAARLFSAQAAGAAESRLQQIAAEALQEMYFKDNGSRAQGLLVEFTDIDYVDFAF; this comes from the coding sequence ATGACCCAGATCGACGACAGCCTGACCCGCGCGGACGAACTGCACTTCACCCGCCCCGTCCCCAAGTCGGCGGGCGCCCAGATGCGCTTCCTCGTCAAGCAGCTCAAGTCCACCCGGGAGACAGCCCGCCTGCTCGGCATCTCGCAGCGCACGGTCGAGCGTTACGTCAAGGACCAGATCAATCACCCCAAGCCGGCCCTCGCAGCCCGCCTCGAGTCCGAGGTACGCCGCCGCTGGCAGCCCCTGGTCCGCAAGCGCGCCCGCGACAGGGCCGCCTCCACCACCGGCCTGGTCATCGAGACCCGCGCCCGCTTCGGCTTCACCGCCGCCCCCGGCACCACCGACGACGGCCGCATGCGCCGTATCACCCAGCACCTGCCCCCGGAGTACGCGGCCCGCCTCTTCAGCGCCCAGGCAGCCGGCGCCGCCGAGTCCCGGCTCCAGCAGATCGCGGCCGAAGCCCTCCAGGAGATGTACTTCAAGGACAACGGTTCCCGCGCCCAGGGCCTCCTGGTCGAGTTCACCGACATCGACTACGTCGACTTCGCCTTCTGA
- a CDS encoding helix-turn-helix domain-containing protein, giving the protein MPNEQESLFAAVDALLEEAAAQDPLPHPDERKRLREAAGLSQDQIAKALSVRRETVTSWETGRTAPRPPKRAAYARLLEGLSTLHPINGVNAEASTPPHPEVHQDNAAQPPAPAINAVNATPPPAPTLDAVHATPPAASTLNGVNTTPLTVDVTAAPVPSINAVNAVAPTAPVNAPADAEPPAAPASPATPATAPRAAGAAAPTPPGSGAEPQFREGAGRGTAPQGPTPTPRTVNGVNAEPQEAAASAPIPAPTVNGVNANPPAAPATAPAPATPAPTVNAVNAHPPATPPRPRRRPHPTPLEGNGPLAVLTGTGQAHAASGLVLDHPTTGGLPALLTWALGPDADLRSPRLHRNGKDGDPLLVLTAPALERLGLPPTLEDRRNLRLPDNHPVIKQLTKAKWQLTRRGFGPWPRIYRPATPSTGRQCVQLAILPWGALDPRAWGEDTPGLPAPELAELLTTFASRVLTPRGSTAVTGLELMTALRPPTRAARDEATNTWVSAPVPGSLTRPVDPAPPEAPDEHPVVAALYPRSHQRTPAEVLDEEAYDWIRDPELLTDAECTRTHAVGIDVNMAFAAAANRLPVGLGPATHRTAPRFDPKLPGCWLADLSSIALDPRLPSPFTPHGRPPTGPAWYATPTLAYAQELGHDVHPSEAWLRLDHGPYLDAWYTRLRDAYMATMADLGITSTLPEPEFLTAMAELQQHAHPVLKPVLSAIKSTVKGGIGKLRERPQGAGYRPGEPWPALERPTWRPDIRAAVISTARVNMHRKMNKLATAAGQYPIAVLSDCAVYLSDGPSPLDFLPRTPEGKPLPGGFRLGVSPGMVKHEGTQPLLWAVQMLDENHNPARHIKGHDAAADGE; this is encoded by the coding sequence ATGCCCAACGAACAAGAGAGCCTCTTCGCAGCGGTCGACGCCCTGCTCGAAGAAGCCGCCGCCCAGGACCCGCTGCCGCACCCGGACGAGCGCAAGCGCCTGCGCGAAGCCGCGGGCCTGAGCCAGGACCAGATCGCCAAGGCCCTCTCCGTCCGCCGCGAGACGGTCACCTCCTGGGAAACGGGCCGCACGGCCCCCCGCCCTCCCAAACGCGCCGCATACGCCCGCCTCCTGGAGGGCCTCTCCACCCTCCACCCCATTAACGGCGTTAACGCCGAAGCCTCCACCCCTCCGCACCCAGAGGTCCACCAGGACAACGCGGCGCAGCCCCCGGCGCCCGCCATTAACGCCGTTAACGCCACCCCGCCCCCGGCGCCGACCCTTGACGCCGTCCACGCCACCCCGCCCGCGGCATCCACCCTTAACGGCGTTAACACCACCCCGCTCACCGTCGACGTCACCGCCGCCCCGGTGCCGAGCATTAACGCCGTTAACGCCGTCGCCCCGACCGCACCCGTTAACGCCCCCGCCGACGCCGAGCCCCCAGCCGCCCCGGCGAGCCCGGCGACCCCGGCGACCGCCCCGCGCGCCGCAGGCGCCGCGGCCCCCACCCCCCCGGGGTCTGGGGCGGAGCCCCAGTTTCGGGAAGGGGCGGGTCGGGGAACAGCCCCGCAGGGCCCCACCCCGACGCCCCGCACCGTTAACGGCGTTAACGCCGAACCCCAGGAGGCGGCGGCCTCGGCCCCCATCCCGGCGCCCACCGTTAACGGCGTTAACGCCAACCCCCCGGCAGCACCCGCGACCGCACCCGCACCCGCGACGCCCGCCCCCACCGTTAACGCCGTTAACGCCCACCCCCCGGCCACACCCCCCCGTCCCCGCCGCCGCCCCCACCCCACCCCCCTGGAAGGGAACGGCCCCCTCGCCGTCCTCACCGGCACCGGCCAGGCCCACGCCGCCTCCGGCCTCGTCCTCGACCACCCCACCACGGGCGGCCTCCCCGCCCTCCTCACCTGGGCCCTCGGCCCCGACGCCGACCTCCGCTCCCCCCGCCTCCACCGCAACGGCAAGGACGGCGACCCCCTCCTCGTCCTCACCGCCCCCGCGCTCGAGCGACTAGGCCTCCCCCCCACCCTCGAGGACCGCCGCAACCTGCGCCTCCCGGACAACCACCCGGTCATCAAGCAGCTCACCAAGGCCAAGTGGCAGCTGACCCGCCGCGGCTTCGGTCCCTGGCCCCGCATCTACCGCCCCGCCACCCCCTCCACCGGCCGCCAGTGCGTCCAGCTCGCGATCCTCCCGTGGGGCGCCCTCGACCCCCGCGCCTGGGGCGAGGACACCCCCGGCCTCCCCGCCCCGGAACTCGCGGAGCTCCTCACCACCTTCGCCTCCCGCGTCCTCACCCCCCGCGGCTCCACCGCCGTCACGGGCCTCGAACTCATGACGGCGCTGCGCCCGCCCACCCGTGCCGCGAGGGACGAAGCGACCAACACCTGGGTCTCGGCCCCGGTCCCCGGCTCGCTCACCCGCCCCGTCGACCCGGCCCCCCCGGAGGCCCCCGACGAGCACCCGGTGGTCGCCGCCCTCTACCCCCGCTCCCACCAGCGCACCCCGGCCGAGGTCCTCGACGAGGAGGCATACGACTGGATCCGCGACCCGGAGCTCCTCACCGACGCCGAGTGCACCCGCACCCACGCCGTCGGCATCGACGTGAACATGGCCTTCGCCGCGGCGGCCAACCGGCTCCCCGTCGGCCTCGGCCCCGCCACCCACCGCACCGCCCCCCGCTTCGACCCGAAGCTGCCCGGCTGCTGGCTGGCGGACCTCTCCTCCATCGCCCTCGACCCCCGCCTCCCCAGCCCCTTCACCCCGCACGGCCGCCCCCCCACCGGCCCCGCCTGGTACGCGACCCCGACCCTCGCCTACGCCCAGGAGCTCGGCCACGACGTCCACCCGTCCGAGGCCTGGCTCCGCCTCGACCACGGCCCGTACCTCGACGCCTGGTACACCCGCCTCCGCGACGCGTACATGGCCACGATGGCGGACCTCGGCATCACCTCGACGCTCCCCGAGCCCGAGTTCCTCACGGCGATGGCAGAGCTGCAGCAGCACGCCCACCCGGTCCTGAAGCCGGTCCTCTCCGCCATCAAGTCCACCGTCAAGGGCGGCATCGGCAAGCTCCGCGAACGCCCCCAGGGCGCCGGCTACCGCCCGGGCGAGCCCTGGCCCGCCCTCGAACGCCCCACCTGGCGCCCCGACATCCGCGCCGCCGTCATCTCCACGGCCCGCGTCAACATGCACCGCAAGATGAACAAGCTCGCCACGGCCGCCGGCCAGTACCCCATCGCCGTCCTCTCCGACTGCGCGGTGTACCTCTCCGACGGTCCCAGCCCGCTCGACTTCCTCCCCCGCACCCCCGAAGGCAAGCCCCTGCCCGGCGGCTTCCGCCTCGGCGTCAGCCCTGGCATGGTCAAGCACGAGGGCACCCAGCCCCTCCTCTGGGCCGTGCAGATGCTCGACGAGAACCACAACCCCGCGCGCCACATCAAGGGCCACGACGCGGCAGCCGACGGAGAGTAG
- a CDS encoding ParB/RepB/Spo0J family partition protein: MSKADKLGVSASFARAQPVGVSSRRAAIAEATGAPTSGVVPPSEVPIEALAHNPFNLREDLTELEELAQSLVSRGQLQPLAVATRMAFMEAHPGQTDGLGRAPYVVIDGNRRLAAAQLAGLKTMHIHVNDALSASAADILESALIANVHRVDVAPMDQARALQELVDVHGSQAQVAKRLGKTAAWVSQRLTLLNLTPSLQEKVDTGELKVEPARRIGRLPQEHQEAAADETLNTVTPPRQRAHPAPTVNGVNAVNAPPAPPAPPTRRITIATDTPETIADALTAHLTPDDLKAVTELLLLRL, translated from the coding sequence ATGAGCAAGGCCGACAAACTCGGAGTCTCGGCATCCTTCGCGCGGGCCCAGCCCGTCGGCGTCAGCTCGCGCCGCGCGGCGATCGCGGAGGCCACCGGCGCCCCCACCTCCGGGGTGGTCCCGCCGTCCGAGGTCCCCATCGAGGCCCTCGCCCACAACCCGTTCAACCTCCGCGAGGACCTCACGGAACTCGAGGAGCTGGCCCAGTCCCTCGTCTCCCGCGGCCAGCTCCAGCCCCTCGCGGTCGCGACCCGCATGGCCTTCATGGAGGCCCACCCGGGCCAGACCGACGGGCTGGGGCGTGCCCCGTACGTGGTCATCGACGGCAACCGGCGCCTCGCGGCGGCCCAGCTGGCCGGCCTGAAGACCATGCACATCCACGTGAACGACGCCCTGTCCGCCTCCGCGGCGGACATCCTCGAGTCCGCCCTGATCGCCAATGTCCACCGCGTGGACGTGGCCCCGATGGACCAGGCGCGCGCCCTCCAGGAACTCGTCGACGTCCACGGCTCCCAGGCCCAGGTCGCCAAGCGCCTGGGCAAGACGGCGGCCTGGGTCTCACAGCGTCTGACCCTCCTGAACCTCACTCCGAGCCTCCAGGAGAAGGTCGACACGGGCGAGCTCAAGGTCGAACCGGCCCGCCGCATCGGCCGCCTCCCGCAGGAGCACCAGGAGGCGGCGGCGGACGAGACCCTCAACACCGTCACCCCTCCCCGCCAACGCGCCCACCCGGCGCCGACCGTTAACGGCGTTAACGCCGTTAACGCTCCCCCCGCTCCCCCGGCGCCCCCCACTCGCCGGATCACGATCGCGACGGACACCCCGGAAACGATCGCGGACGCCCTGACCGCCCACCTCACCCCGGACGACCTCAAGGCCGTCACCGAGCTCCTGCTGCTGCGACTCTGA